One window from the genome of Paenibacillus azoreducens encodes:
- a CDS encoding YunC family protein: protein MVTMEPIWVGDQPLVGVEVKLPKTTLLSISTARGYIMCGALDIGLLNDRLGDRKIIAGRAVGVRTLKELLESPLESVTDEAAALGILPGMPGHEALLKML, encoded by the coding sequence TTGGTGACAATGGAGCCAATTTGGGTTGGCGACCAGCCGCTGGTTGGCGTGGAAGTCAAGCTGCCCAAGACGACATTGCTCTCGATCAGCACTGCGCGCGGGTATATTATGTGCGGGGCGCTTGATATCGGGCTGTTGAACGACCGCCTGGGCGACCGCAAAATCATTGCCGGCAGAGCGGTAGGAGTCCGTACATTAAAGGAGCTGCTGGAATCTCCGCTCGAATCCGTGACGGATGAAGCGGCTGCTCTTGGCATATTACCGGGAATGCCCGGACATGAAGCGCTTCTCAAAATGTTGTGA
- a CDS encoding DUF423 domain-containing protein: MQRKFMIIGALMAMLSVAIGAFGAHMIKQSVGETAMKVYETGVQYHMVHALGILLIALAAGLWGDSRKLAWAGWLLLAGIVLFSGSLYLLTITGIKSLGIITPFGGVAFIAGWICLMAEAITRKK; the protein is encoded by the coding sequence ATGCAGCGCAAGTTTATGATCATCGGGGCCCTGATGGCTATGCTCTCCGTAGCGATCGGCGCTTTTGGAGCCCATATGATTAAGCAGTCTGTCGGCGAAACTGCCATGAAAGTCTATGAAACAGGTGTTCAATACCATATGGTACATGCGCTTGGAATTCTTTTGATTGCGCTTGCCGCCGGACTTTGGGGCGATTCTCGTAAGCTGGCCTGGGCGGGGTGGCTTTTGCTTGCAGGCATTGTTCTTTTTTCGGGCAGCTTGTACCTGCTTACGATTACGGGCATCAAATCCTTGGGTATTATTACGCCGTTTGGCGGAGTGGCCTTTATTGCCGGCTGGATTTGTCTTATGGCAGAGGCTATCACCCGCAAAAAATAA
- a CDS encoding DegV family protein, which yields MSNIKIFADSTCDLPREWVQKYDIGIIPLYVTFGDETYKDGVDITTPELYAKVDKIGSLPKTAAPSPADFIQAFAPHIEAGRDIVYISLSSELSSTYQNAVIAAGEFPEGRVTVIDSLNLSTGIGLQVMKAVRAAEEGKTPQEIAKRIESIKPLVETEFVIDSLDYLYKGGRCSGMQNLVSSLLKIRPVIKVIDGKMTPAYKVRGKREKALEQMLNNALDKRGQMDNDLIFVTHSLAEEDANELKKILEEKTGAREIAISDAGCVISSHCGAKTIGILYVKKA from the coding sequence ATGTCTAACATAAAAATTTTTGCCGACAGCACCTGCGACTTGCCTCGGGAATGGGTGCAGAAATATGATATCGGCATTATTCCGCTATACGTCACCTTTGGGGACGAAACATACAAGGATGGAGTGGACATTACAACGCCCGAACTGTATGCGAAGGTGGACAAGATCGGCAGCCTGCCAAAGACGGCCGCTCCGTCGCCGGCGGATTTCATACAGGCGTTTGCCCCGCATATTGAAGCAGGCCGGGACATCGTCTATATCAGTCTTTCGTCCGAGCTGTCTTCCACCTATCAAAATGCAGTGATTGCTGCGGGCGAATTTCCGGAGGGCAGAGTTACGGTCATCGATTCTTTGAACTTATCAACCGGCATCGGGCTTCAGGTCATGAAGGCGGTAAGGGCCGCCGAAGAAGGAAAAACGCCGCAAGAAATCGCGAAACGGATTGAAAGCATCAAGCCTCTTGTCGAAACGGAATTCGTGATCGACTCCCTGGACTATTTGTACAAAGGCGGCCGCTGCTCCGGCATGCAAAATCTCGTCAGCAGCCTGCTTAAAATCCGCCCGGTCATTAAAGTCATCGACGGAAAAATGACGCCGGCCTATAAGGTTCGGGGCAAACGGGAAAAAGCTCTTGAGCAAATGCTGAACAACGCTCTGGACAAACGCGGCCAGATGGACAATGACCTCATTTTCGTCACCCATTCCCTGGCCGAAGAGGACGCCAACGAGCTTAAAAAGATTCTTGAAGAGAAAACAGGCGCCCGCGAGATCGCCATCTCCGATGCTGGCTGCGTCATTTCCTCCCACTGCGGAGCGAAAACGATCGGCATCTTGTATGTTAAAAAAGCATAA
- a CDS encoding DegV family protein yields the protein MAKLKIFADSTSDLPKEWIDRHDIGIIPLYVVFGNEQLRDGVDITPAELYKRVSRSGSLPKTAAPSPADFMAAFEPYVEQGDSILYISLSSGLSATYQNALIAAAEYPEASIRVVDSLNLSSAIGLLVMKAVYAANEGKSLDEIVRMLESARPAVESEFVIDTLEYLYKGGRCSGVQNLLGSLLNIRPVIKVIDGKMTPAYKVRGKKEKAMNQMLQNALDKQERMDNDLIFVVHTYAEDEAQYLQQVLKEKTNAREVAISTAGCVISSHCGPKTIGIMYCKHSGFIS from the coding sequence ATGGCTAAACTTAAAATTTTTGCGGACAGCACAAGCGATCTGCCTAAGGAATGGATCGACCGGCACGACATCGGGATCATTCCCCTGTATGTCGTTTTTGGAAACGAACAGCTCAGGGACGGGGTCGATATTACGCCAGCCGAGTTATATAAAAGAGTATCCCGCAGCGGAAGTCTGCCGAAAACGGCCGCCCCTTCCCCTGCGGATTTTATGGCCGCATTCGAACCTTATGTGGAGCAGGGAGATTCTATTCTATACATCAGCCTTTCTTCCGGACTTTCGGCTACCTATCAAAATGCATTGATTGCCGCTGCCGAATATCCGGAAGCTTCCATTCGCGTCGTTGATTCCCTGAACCTCTCCAGCGCGATCGGCCTGCTCGTGATGAAAGCCGTATATGCGGCAAACGAGGGCAAAAGCTTGGACGAAATCGTCCGCATGCTCGAGAGCGCCCGTCCGGCAGTCGAAAGCGAATTCGTCATCGACACGCTTGAATACCTCTACAAAGGAGGACGCTGTTCCGGCGTGCAAAATTTATTGGGCAGCCTCCTAAACATCCGCCCTGTCATCAAGGTGATTGACGGCAAGATGACGCCGGCTTATAAAGTGCGGGGCAAAAAAGAAAAAGCAATGAATCAGATGCTGCAAAACGCGCTGGATAAACAAGAACGGATGGACAATGACCTGATCTTTGTCGTCCATACTTACGCCGAAGACGAGGCCCAATATTTGCAGCAGGTGTTAAAAGAAAAAACGAACGCCCGCGAAGTCGCCATTTCAACTGCCGGCTGCGTTATTTCAAGCCACTGCGGCCCGAAAACCATCGGGATTATGTACTGCAAGCATTCAGGGTTCATTTCCTAA